CAGCCGCACGGGATCGTGCACGGCGGCGTCTACTGCTCGATCATCGAAACGCTCGCGAGTGTGGCCGCGGGGATCTGGTTCGGCGATCGCGGCCGGGTCGTCGGCGTCAACAACAACACCGACTTCCTGCGCGCGACCCGCGAGGGCACGGTGCACGGGGTCGCGACGCCGATCCACCGCGGACGCTCGCAGCAACTGTGGCAGGTCGTGATCACCGACGATCAGGAGCGGGTGGTCGCCCGCGGCCAGGTGCGGCTGCAGAACCTCACGAACGAGAGCTGACCCACCCGGCAATCGGTCGGCGCGACGCGGTCCCGCGTGCGTGCCACAATGTCGCGCACATACTTCGCGAGGAGCACGCATGCGATTGTCGCCGCACGAGCAGGAACGGCTCATGCTCAGCTACGCGGCCGAGCTGGCCCGCCGGCGGCAGGCACGCGGGCTGAAGCTCAACTATCCGGAGGCGGTCGCGATCCTCACCGATCATGTCCTCGAGGGCGCCCGCGACGGCCGCACCGTCGCGGAGCTGATGTCCTCCGGCCGTACGGTCCTCACCCGCGACGACGTCATGGCCGGCGTCCCGGAGATGATCGACGACGTCCAGGTGGAGGCCACCTTCCCGGACGGCACCAAACTCGTCACCGTTCACCACCCCATCGGCTAGGGCGCGGCATGGCACACGATATTCCGGATCCGGCGCGATCCGGCCCGATTCCCGGCGAATACCTCTTCGCCGACGGCGATATCGAGATCAACCCGGGCGCCGACCGGCTCGAGCTGGACGTCCTCAACACCGGCGACCGGCCGGTCCAGGTCGGCAGCCACGTGCATTTCCCGCAGGCCAACAGCGCGCTGCGGTTCGACCGAGAGGCCGCGCACGGCCGCCGTCTCGACATTCCCGCCGGTACCGCGGTGCGCTTCGAACCCGGTCTGGGACAACGGGTCTCGCTGGTCCCGCTGCGTGGCACCCGCGAGGTCCACGGTATCGATCTGCACGCTCCCGGAAAGCTGGACCGCTGATGGCATCGATCTCGCGCGCTCGCTATGCGGCACTGTACGGCCCGACCGCCGGGGACCGGATTCGATTGGCCGACACCGATCTTCTGATCGAGATCACCGAAGACCGCAGCGGCGGACCGGGTTTCGCCGGTGACGAGGCCGTATTCGGTGGCGGCAAGGTGTTGCGCGAATCCATGGGCCAGGGCCGCGCCACCCGGGCCGAGGGCGCTCCGGACACCGTGATCACCGGTGCGGTGATCGTCGACTACTGGGGAATCATCAAGGCCGACATCGGTATTCGCGACGGCCGGATCGTGGGCATCGGCAAGGCCGGTAATCCGGACACCATGGACGGCGTGCATCCGGAACTGGTGGTGGGACCGTCCACGGAGATCGTCGCCGGCAACGGGAAGATCCTCACCGCCGGCGCGCTGGACACCCACGTGCACTTCATCTGCCCGCAGCTGGTGCCGGAGGCGCTCGGCGCGGGCATCACCACGCTGGCCGGCGGCGGCACCGGCCCGGCGGAGGGCAGCAAGGCCACCACGGTCACCCCCGGCGCCTGGCATCTGGGCCGGATGCTCGAGGCGATGGATCCCTGGCCGGTGAACGTCCTGCTGCTCGGCAAGGGCAACACCGTGCGCCAGGAGGCGCTGTGGGAGCAATTGCGCGGCGGCGCGGGCGGTTTCAAGTTGCACGAGGACTGGGGCTCCACCCCGGCGGCGATCGACGCCAGCCTCACCGTCGCCGACGCCTCCGGCGTCCAGGTGGCGCTGCACTCGGACACGCTGAACGAGGCGGGTTTCGTCGAGGACACCATCGCCGCGATCCGGGGGCGGGCCATCAACGCCTATCACGTCGAGGGCGCCGGCGGCGGGCACGCGCCGGACATCATCACCCTCGCCGGGGTCGCGAACGTGCTGCCCGGTTCGACCAATCCGACCCGGCCGCACACCGTCAACACCATCGATGAGCATCTGGACATGCTCATGGTGTGCCATCACCTGAATCCGGCGGTCCCGGAGGATCTGGCCTTCGCGGAGAGCCGGATCCGGCCGTCCACGATCGCCGCCGAGGATCTGCTGCACGATCTGGGCGCGATCTCGATGATGAGCTCGGACTCGCAGGCGATGGGCCGGATCGGCGAGGTGGTCATGCGCACCTGGCAGACCGCGCACGTGATGAAGCGCCGCCGCGGCGCGCTGGCCGGCGACGGCCGGGCCGACAACAACCGGGTGCGGCGCTACATCGCGAAATACACCATCTGCCCGGCGGTCGCACACGGTCTCGACCACGAGATCGGCTCGGTGGAGGTCGGCAAGCTGGCCGATCTGGTGCTGTGGGATACCAAGTTCTTCGGGGTGCGGCCGGATCTGGTGTTCAAGGGCGGCACGATCGCCTGGGCGGCGATGGGCGACGCCAACGCCTCCATCCCCACCCCGCAGCCGGTGCTGCCGCGGCCGATGTTCGGCGCCGCGCCGGCCGTGGTGGCGCAGACGTCACTGCATTTCGTCGCCGAGCAGGCGATCGAGGACGGCCTCGCCGATCGGCTGCGGGTGCAGCGCGCTCTCGTCCCGGTCGCGAACGTCCGCGCGCGCACGAAGGCCGATATGCCGAACAACGACGCCCTGCCGCGGATCGAGGTGGATCCGGACACCTTCACCGTCCGCATCGACGGTGAGGTGTGGGCGGAGCAGCCCGCCACGGAACTGCCGATGGCGCAGCGCTACTTCCTGTTCTGAGCCGGTTCGGGCCGCGCTGCGGCGGCGGCCTGTACGGCGAATCCGTCGCAGAGCGCGTCCAGTCCGGCGCGCAGCAGGCGGTACGGATCGAGCAGATCGCCGCGGCCGGAGCCGACCAGCGGTTCCAGCGCGGGCGGCACCGGCCAGCGCGGGTCGCCGTCGAGCAGCGACGCCAGGCCCGAGGGCTCCTCGTCCTCGTTGTCGTGCTCGGCGAGGAATCCGACGCTGACCTGCTGTACCGCGATACCGGCGAGATAACTCCACAGCGACAGCGCCATCCGGGTCGCGACGCGGGGATCGGCGGTGAGTTCGCCGAAGCCGGCGACCAGCCACTCCAGGCAGGCCAGGCTGTGCGGGCCGAAGTTGTAGCGCGGCACGGCGAAGGTGAACAGCACCCACGGATGTTGCTGGTACAGCTGCCAATCGATCTCGCCGGCCACCCGGACCCGGTCCCGCCACGTCCAGTCCGGTTCGGGCTCGGGATAGGGGTAGCGACGGGCGACCTCGTCGGTCATCGCGGCCAGTAACGCGTCCTTGTTCGGCACGTGCCGGTACAGCGACATGGCTCCCACCCCGATGCGCTCGGCGATCCGGCGCATGGACAGCGCGTCCAGTCCGGTCTCGTCGGCCATGGCGACCGCGGCGTCGACGATGGCGGCGCGGGTGAGCTTGGGCTCGGTCATGGGATGATTTCACTTTCGTTTCTGGAACCCTTTGCGTACACTGTACTCAGTTCTGCCCGCGTACGACGTACGCATCCTCGAAGGAGAGGACATGACCTCGACCGATATCCGCGTGCCCGACGCGGCCCCGCAGGCGGGGTCACACCGCCGCGCCTGGCTGGGACTGGCCGTCCTGCTGCTGCCGGTGCTGCTGGTGTCGATGGACGTCTCGGTGCTGTTCCTGGCAATGCCCACCCTGAGCGCCGCGCTGGACCCGTCCGCGATGCAACAGCTGTGGATCCTCGACGTCTACGGTTTCGTGCTGGCCGGCCTGCTGATCACCATGGGTAATCTCGGCGACCGGTTCGGGCGGCGGCGGATCCTGCTCGGCGGTGCGACGGTGTTCGGGATCGGCTCGGTCCTGGGTGCGTTCGCCCCCAGCGCCGGGGTGCTGATCGCCGCGCGGGCCCTGATGGGCGCGGGCGGCGCGACCCTGCTGCCGTCCAGCCTGGCGCTGATCTCGGCCCTGTTCGCCGAGCCGCGGGCCCGTGCCACCGCCATCGGGATCTGGACGGCCTTCTTCGCCGGCGGGTCCGCCCTCGGGCCGATCATCGGCGGCCTGCTGCTGAACCACTTCTGGTGGGGTTCGGCCTTCCTGGTCAATCTGCCGGTGCTGGTGGTGTTCCTGACCCTGGGCGCGTGGCTGCTGCCGGAACATCGCGCCGGTCGCGGCCCGCTCGATCCGATCAGCGTGGTGCTGTCCATCGGCGGCATCCTGCCGCTGATCTACGCGGTGAAGCATGCCGCGGCCGACGGTGTCGCGATCGGCGACGCGATATTCGCGGTGATCGGCGCCGGACTGCTGTGGGCGTTCCTGCGACGGCAGCGCCATCTCGACGATCCGCTGCTGGACCTGAGCCTGTTCCGGCGGGCGGGCTTCTCCGTCGCCGTCGGCTCCAGCACGGTCGGCATGCTGGCCCTGTCCGGGATCGGCTATCTGAGCAGTGTCTATCTGCAATCGGTGACCGGCCGGGACCCGCTCGCGGCCGCGGTCCTGAGCATTCCGGCGGCCGCGATGGTCTTCGTCGTGTCCATGGGCGGGGCCCGGATCGGCCGCCGGCTCGGCGCGGCCGGCTCGTTCGCGCTGGCCCTGGGCACCGCCGCGATCGGCAACCTGCTGATGCTCGGCATCGGCGTGGACGGCGGCGTCGGCTGGTATGTGGCCGGCTCCACGATCGCCGGATTCGGGTACGGGCTGTGCTTCACCCTCGTCTCCGACGTCGCGATCTCGGCGGTGCCGCCGCATCGCGCCGGCGCGGCCGCGGGCATCTCGGAGACCAGCTTCGAACTCGGCAACGGACTCGGCCTGTCCCTGCTGGGCTCCCTGGTCACGCTCGTATTCCGGTCGAAGGGCGCCTTCGGGTCCACCCTCGGCGAAACCCTCGCCCGTGGTGACGCCGGGCTCGCGCACGCCGCCCGCGCCGCCTACGTCAGCGGGGTCCACGCCGCGATCATCGTGGCCGCGGGGCTGCTCGCGGCGATGGCGGTCGTGGCGCTGGTGTCGGCCCGGCGCCACAGTCCCGCCGATGCGGCGCCCGTGCCGCACTGAGCCTCGGCCACGCCTCTAGAGTCACGAGGGTGAGCGACCATACGCCCGCGCGGCGGGCCCGCGCGCGAACGGATTGCGACGCGGTTGTTGTACCCGACGCACAAGCCGCGGGAGGGGGATCTGCGGGCCGCGGTGGCGGGGCGCGTGGTGCTGGTGACCGGGTCCTCGCACGGGATCGGCCGGGCCGCGGCCCGCAAGGTCGGGGCCGCGGGGGCGACGGTGCTGCTGGTGGCCCGGTCCGAGGACGAATTGCGGGAGGTCGCCGCCGAGATCGCGGCGGCCGGTGGCGTCGCGCACGTATATCCCGCGGATCTGTCCGAGGCCGACGGGATCGAGCGGCTGGCCGCGGCGGTGCTCGCCGCGCACGGCCGGGTCGATGTGGTGGTCAACAACGCGGGCCGCTCGATCCGCCGGTCGGTGGCCGAGACCTACGACCGGTTCCACGACGTCACGCGCACGCTGGATGTGAACTATCTCGGCCCGGTGCGGCTGCTGCTCGCGTTGCTGCCCGGTATGCGGGAACGCCGTACGGGCCAGATCGTCAACATCTCCACGTGGGCGCTGCGGATGCCGCCGAATCCGGGATGGTCCGCCTACGCCGGATCCAAGGCCGCGTTCGACACCTGGCTGCGCACGGTCGCGACCGAGGTCGCGGGCGACGAGGTGGCCGTCACCTCGATCTACATGCCGCTGGTGCACACCCGGATGAGCGCGCCGACCGACTTCGGCGAGCTGCCCGGCCTCACCGCCGACGAGGCCGCCGATCTGATCTGTCATGCCCTGGTCGCGCGGCCGGTGGCGATCTCGCCCTGGTGGTCCGGACCGCTGAACGCCTGGGGTGAACTCGCGCGCGGTCCGGCGCATCGGCTCATGGCGCGCACCCTGCGCCGCTCGCCGAGGTCCCGGCGCGGGAAGTAGCGGCTGGTCGGGTCCGGTGACCGGCCTTAGGATCGCGGGGAGGCCGGGTGCGGAGGTGTGGGCGATGAGTGTGGCGATGGTGATGACGCTGGCGGATTCTCGGCTGCCGATCGGGGGGCATGTGCACTCCGGGGGCGTCGAGGAGGCGGTGGTCTCCGGGCTGGTGCGGGATGTCGCGTCGGTGGAGGCGTATCTGCGGCGGCGGATCCGGACCTCGGGGCTGGTGGCCGCCGCACTGGCGGCCGCGGTGTGCGCGGGGGAGCTGGATCCGGAGCGGGCCGAGGCCGAGGCGGACGCCCGGACGCCGGCGCCGGCGGCGCGGACCGCCTCGCGCGCGCAGGGACGCGGGATGCTGCGCCTGGCGAAACAACTGTGGCCCGAACAGGATTGGGCCGCGCTGGGTTCCCGGCCGCATCTGCCGACGGTGTTCGGGGTGGCCGGGATCGCGGCGGGGCTCACCCCCGCGCAGATCGCCGGGGTCGTCGTCTACACGACCATGACCGGGGCCGCGACCGCCGCGCAGCGGTTGCTGGCGCTGGATCCGGCCGCCGTCGCCGCCTGTACCGTGCGTCTCACCGCGCTGTGCGATCGGACGGCGGCAGAGGCGGTGACCGGGCTCGCGGCCCTGTCGGATCCGTTGCAGGATGTGCTCGCACAGCGGCATCTGCTACGGGGGATGCCGCTGTTCGCCTCGTAGTTGCCGAGGCGAGTTACACGCCCTTTACGTGCGTCCGTCAGGATGGGCGCGGAAGCGAAGGAGAGCGATATGCCACCACACCTGATCGACGGCGAACCGCACGACCACGGCCACGACCGCCCCCGGCGGGAACGTACCCCGGGGGAGCCGGTGCGGATCGGGATCGGCGGGCCGGTCGGCTCCGGTAAGACGGCGCTGGTGGCCGCGCTGTGCCGGGAACTGCGGGACGAACTGTCGCTGGCCGTGCTGACCAACGACATCTACACCACCGAGGACGCGGACTTCCTGCGCCGGCACGCGGTGCTGCCGGACGAGCGGATCGCCGCCGTGCAGACCGGTGGCTGCCCGCACACCGCGATCCGCGACGACATCACCGCGAATCTGGACGCGATCGACGATCTGATCGAGTCCAACCCGCCGCTGGACCTGATCCTGGTCGAATCCGGCGGCGACAATCTTACCGCCACTTTCTCTTCCGGCCTGATCGATGTGCAGATCTTCGTCGTCGACGTGGCCGGCGGCGACAAGGTTCCGCGCAAAGGCGGTCCGGGCGTGACCTTCTCGGATCTGCTGGTGATCAACAAGACCGATCTGGCGCCGCTGGTCGGCGCGGATCTCGGTGTGATGGACCGGGATTCGACGGCGGTGCGCGAGGGCCGCCCGTTCGTGTTCACGTCGTTGACCGGCGATCCGGCGGCCACCCCCGTCCTGGACTGGGTGCGGGCACAGGTCCGGGCCGCCGCCGACGCGGACGCCGCGGTTGCGCACTGAGCTGCGGATCCTCGCCCGTCCCGGGGCCTGGCCGCACATCCGCGCCACCGGCGCGATGACGGCCCGGGCCACCGCGGCCGATACCGTCCACCTGGTCGGCACCGCGGCCACCCCGGTCGGCGGCGACGAACTGGATATCGAGATCCGGGTGGCGCCCGGCGCCCGGCTGCGACTGCGCACGGTCGCGGCGACCATCGCGCTGCCCGGACGGGAAACCCCGCTGTCGGTGGCGTATTGGCGGCTCGCGGTCGGGGCCGGCGCGCACCTGGACTTCGCCCCGGAGCCGACGGTCGTCGCCGACGGCGCCGAACACCACGCCGTCACCACCGTGGACCTGGCCGCCGACGCGACCCTCCACCTGGCCGAACACATCCAGATCGGCCGCAGCGGTGAGGATTCCGGCCGCTGGCGCGGCGACCTGATCGCCGACCGCGCCGGTCTCCCGCTGCTCCGCCACCGCCTCGAGCTCGGTGCGGGCGCCCCGACCGACGACCTGCTCACCGCCCCACGGGCATTGGTGAGCATCCTCGCCGTCCCCGACGACACCCTCACCCGCACAACCGGATCGGCCGCCCTGCTACCCCTCGCCGCCGGCGGGACATTGTTCACCTGGACCGGTCCCGCCCTGGCCGCCTACCCCGATTCGATTGCGGCGCAACGTGATCCGGCCGTCGCGGCGAGTGTGGCGGACTGATTCCGCGGCACCCGCGAGGGTCCGCCCCGGGCTGCGACGCGGCCGGGATACCAGCGGCTGCCAGTGCCGGTCCGGTCGGTCTGCGCGCGGCCGGGGGTCGGTTTGTGCGCGGCCGGGGTACCGGTGGTCGCACCCGACGCTCTTTGCAGGAGGGGCGGGCGCCGAGTTCCGGCGCCCGCCCCGGTCGAACCTGTGCGGCCGGGTCAGATATCCCCGAGCACGCGGGAGGGTGCGGTGAGTCCACCCACCGCACCCACCGCGGCACCGACTCCGGCGCCGACTGCGGCGGCGGGAATCGTGACCGCCGCGGCGCCCACCGCCGCACCGAGAATCGGGCCGGCGACGAGGCCGATCGGCAGGAACGGCACGCCCGCGATGAGCCCGCACAACCCGCCCATGGCCGCCGCACTCAGCGTCAGCGGCAGGGCCGCGCTCGCACCCGCGACCGCGCCCATGGCGGCGGTGCCCAGGGTCTGACCGGCGATCCGATCGGAGCGGCTGCGCTCCATGCCGATCGAGTCCAGGAAGGTGGCGAGACCGGCCTCGGTCTGGGCCGAGGTGTCGTTGACCGTGATCGCCTGATCGCGGTTGATCCAGTTCGGCGCGTCGACCTGCACGTCACCGAAGCGGAACTTGCCCGGGGGCGGCGCGATCGGCGGTACCGGGGTCACCGGCACCGGCGTGTGCAGCGTCCCGACCGGGGCCAGGTAGTGATGGTTCGGCAACGACCGAGCCGACTGGAGCGAGCTCAGCTCGTTGTGCGGAATGTGCAGGCCCTCGTAGGGCTGCTCGTTCGGCGAGCCGGCTGCCGGCCACTCCTGCATCGCATCATCTTGTTGCGCGATCGGCAGAGTACCGGCTGCTGCGTGTGCAGTGCCGGCTCCGACGACCGCCAGGACTAGTGGGACGGCACCTGCTGCCACCACTGTGCCCACCCGATTGCGATGCGGGTTGGGCGCCCTGTGTT
This DNA window, taken from Nocardia sp. BMG111209, encodes the following:
- a CDS encoding PaaI family thioesterase; the encoded protein is MTEQDPPASLAGMTPEQLTALSGDSFSDLIGLKFTELSPDRVTGELVVTPRLHQPHGIVHGGVYCSIIETLASVAAGIWFGDRGRVVGVNNNTDFLRATREGTVHGVATPIHRGRSQQLWQVVITDDQERVVARGQVRLQNLTNES
- a CDS encoding urease subunit gamma; the protein is MRLSPHEQERLMLSYAAELARRRQARGLKLNYPEAVAILTDHVLEGARDGRTVAELMSSGRTVLTRDDVMAGVPEMIDDVQVEATFPDGTKLVTVHHPIG
- a CDS encoding urease subunit beta; protein product: MAHDIPDPARSGPIPGEYLFADGDIEINPGADRLELDVLNTGDRPVQVGSHVHFPQANSALRFDREAAHGRRLDIPAGTAVRFEPGLGQRVSLVPLRGTREVHGIDLHAPGKLDR
- a CDS encoding urease subunit alpha, coding for MASISRARYAALYGPTAGDRIRLADTDLLIEITEDRSGGPGFAGDEAVFGGGKVLRESMGQGRATRAEGAPDTVITGAVIVDYWGIIKADIGIRDGRIVGIGKAGNPDTMDGVHPELVVGPSTEIVAGNGKILTAGALDTHVHFICPQLVPEALGAGITTLAGGGTGPAEGSKATTVTPGAWHLGRMLEAMDPWPVNVLLLGKGNTVRQEALWEQLRGGAGGFKLHEDWGSTPAAIDASLTVADASGVQVALHSDTLNEAGFVEDTIAAIRGRAINAYHVEGAGGGHAPDIITLAGVANVLPGSTNPTRPHTVNTIDEHLDMLMVCHHLNPAVPEDLAFAESRIRPSTIAAEDLLHDLGAISMMSSDSQAMGRIGEVVMRTWQTAHVMKRRRGALAGDGRADNNRVRRYIAKYTICPAVAHGLDHEIGSVEVGKLADLVLWDTKFFGVRPDLVFKGGTIAWAAMGDANASIPTPQPVLPRPMFGAAPAVVAQTSLHFVAEQAIEDGLADRLRVQRALVPVANVRARTKADMPNNDALPRIEVDPDTFTVRIDGEVWAEQPATELPMAQRYFLF
- a CDS encoding TetR/AcrR family transcriptional regulator — encoded protein: MTEPKLTRAAIVDAAVAMADETGLDALSMRRIAERIGVGAMSLYRHVPNKDALLAAMTDEVARRYPYPEPEPDWTWRDRVRVAGEIDWQLYQQHPWVLFTFAVPRYNFGPHSLACLEWLVAGFGELTADPRVATRMALSLWSYLAGIAVQQVSVGFLAEHDNEDEEPSGLASLLDGDPRWPVPPALEPLVGSGRGDLLDPYRLLRAGLDALCDGFAVQAAAAARPEPAQNRK
- a CDS encoding MFS transporter gives rise to the protein MTSTDIRVPDAAPQAGSHRRAWLGLAVLLLPVLLVSMDVSVLFLAMPTLSAALDPSAMQQLWILDVYGFVLAGLLITMGNLGDRFGRRRILLGGATVFGIGSVLGAFAPSAGVLIAARALMGAGGATLLPSSLALISALFAEPRARATAIGIWTAFFAGGSALGPIIGGLLLNHFWWGSAFLVNLPVLVVFLTLGAWLLPEHRAGRGPLDPISVVLSIGGILPLIYAVKHAAADGVAIGDAIFAVIGAGLLWAFLRRQRHLDDPLLDLSLFRRAGFSVAVGSSTVGMLALSGIGYLSSVYLQSVTGRDPLAAAVLSIPAAAMVFVVSMGGARIGRRLGAAGSFALALGTAAIGNLLMLGIGVDGGVGWYVAGSTIAGFGYGLCFTLVSDVAISAVPPHRAGAAAGISETSFELGNGLGLSLLGSLVTLVFRSKGAFGSTLGETLARGDAGLAHAARAAYVSGVHAAIIVAAGLLAAMAVVALVSARRHSPADAAPVPH
- a CDS encoding SDR family NAD(P)-dependent oxidoreductase yields the protein MLYPTHKPREGDLRAAVAGRVVLVTGSSHGIGRAAARKVGAAGATVLLVARSEDELREVAAEIAAAGGVAHVYPADLSEADGIERLAAAVLAAHGRVDVVVNNAGRSIRRSVAETYDRFHDVTRTLDVNYLGPVRLLLALLPGMRERRTGQIVNISTWALRMPPNPGWSAYAGSKAAFDTWLRTVATEVAGDEVAVTSIYMPLVHTRMSAPTDFGELPGLTADEAADLICHALVARPVAISPWWSGPLNAWGELARGPAHRLMARTLRRSPRSRRGK
- a CDS encoding urease accessory protein UreF, with amino-acid sequence MSVAMVMTLADSRLPIGGHVHSGGVEEAVVSGLVRDVASVEAYLRRRIRTSGLVAAALAAAVCAGELDPERAEAEADARTPAPAARTASRAQGRGMLRLAKQLWPEQDWAALGSRPHLPTVFGVAGIAAGLTPAQIAGVVVYTTMTGAATAAQRLLALDPAAVAACTVRLTALCDRTAAEAVTGLAALSDPLQDVLAQRHLLRGMPLFAS
- the ureG gene encoding urease accessory protein UreG — encoded protein: MPPHLIDGEPHDHGHDRPRRERTPGEPVRIGIGGPVGSGKTALVAALCRELRDELSLAVLTNDIYTTEDADFLRRHAVLPDERIAAVQTGGCPHTAIRDDITANLDAIDDLIESNPPLDLILVESGGDNLTATFSSGLIDVQIFVVDVAGGDKVPRKGGPGVTFSDLLVINKTDLAPLVGADLGVMDRDSTAVREGRPFVFTSLTGDPAATPVLDWVRAQVRAAADADAAVAH
- a CDS encoding urease accessory protein UreD, with protein sequence MRTELRILARPGAWPHIRATGAMTARATAADTVHLVGTAATPVGGDELDIEIRVAPGARLRLRTVAATIALPGRETPLSVAYWRLAVGAGAHLDFAPEPTVVADGAEHHAVTTVDLAADATLHLAEHIQIGRSGEDSGRWRGDLIADRAGLPLLRHRLELGAGAPTDDLLTAPRALVSILAVPDDTLTRTTGSAALLPLAAGGTLFTWTGPALAAYPDSIAAQRDPAVAASVAD